A section of the Hemibagrus wyckioides isolate EC202008001 linkage group LG04, SWU_Hwy_1.0, whole genome shotgun sequence genome encodes:
- the pdp2 gene encoding pyruvate dehydrogenase [acetyl-transferring]-phosphatase 2, mitochondrial, whose product MAARHLFRLGRSSHAFFSAGLHNVSSVHLVQARLCSSRGRRSDRDSGQDREHGLSSADRELDFRLSRLQVDAVLRANEQSIRVPEFDGRGGLSPVLKFESNQLAANSPLEDRRSSATCLQTRGMLFGVFDGHGGHANAQVVSERLPYYVTVAMMSESSLEDLEASMEMLRPVPPILQWYRHRNDHVYRESAALYINHLRVFWQELLASEEHGDGMNPGDALSYAFQRLDADLSLEAQVPLASDLMRNTAVQAAFAGCTACLAHVGPEGIYVANAGDCRAVLGVQESDGSWSSLPLSQDHNTTNPAEVERVLSQHPSSERQTVIVDDRLLGVLMPLRAFGDVQFKWSRELQQSVLENGGCDSEALNIYQYTPPHYLTPPYLEATPEVTYHRLRPQDRFLILASDGLWDEMDNEEAVRLVAEHLTGVHLQAPVSAGRLSLGQMHQLLLRRQARATPALDPNAATHLIRHALGTNEYGEMDQERLAAMLALPDDLARMYRDDITITVIYFNSSLNKTSRNHL is encoded by the coding sequence ATGGCTGCACGTCACCTGTTCCGGCTTGGCCGATCGAGTCATGCGTTTTTCTCCGCTGGTCTTCACAATGTTTCCAGCGTGCATCTCGTGCAGGCGCGGCTCTGCTCGTCTCGAGGAAGGAGGTCAGACAGAGACTCCGGTCAGGACAGAGAACATGGACTCTCTTCTGCTGATCGTGAGCTGGACTTCCGGCTGAGCCGGCTGCAGGTGGACGCGGTGCTGCGCGCTAACGAGCAGTCCATACGAGTTCCTGAGTTTGATGGACGTGGCGGTCTGAGTCCAGTACTGAAGTTCGAAAGCAATCAGCTCGCTGCTAATTCTCCTCTAGAAGACCGACGCAGCAGCGCCACCTGCTTGCAGACGCGGGGGATGCTGTTCGGAGTTTTTGATGGACACGGTGGTCACGCGAATGCTCAGGTGGTCAGCGAGCGTCTGCCTTATTATGTCACTGTGGCGATGATGTCAGAGTCCAGCCTGGAGGATCTGGAGGCCTCGATGGAGATGTTACGGCCAGTACCGCCGATTCTGCAGTGGTACAGACACCGCAATGACCACGTCTACCGCGAGTCTGCCGCTCTGTACATCAATCACTTGCGTGTGTTCTGGCAGGAGCTGCTGGCCAGCGAAGAGCACGGAGATGGAATGAACCCTGGCGACGCCCTCAGCTACGCTTTCCAGCGCCTTGACGCAGATCTTTCTCTGGAGGCTCAGGTCCCTTTGGCAAGTGATCTGATGCGGAACACGGCGGTACAGGCGGCCTTCGCGGGGTGCACGGCTTGTCTCGCTCATGTGGGACCCGAAGGAATTTACGTAGCGAACGCTGGAGACTGTCGAGCCGTGCTCGGAGTTCAGGAAAGCGACGGGAGCTGGAGCTCGCTGCCTCTTTCTCAGGATCACAACACAACCAACCCGGCTGAAGTGGAGCGAGTACTCTCTCAGCACCCGTCCAGTGAGCGCCAGACGGTCATCGTGGACGACAGGCTGCTCGGCGTGTTGATGCCGCTGCGAGCTTTCGGAGACGTTCAATTTAAATGGAGTCGTGAGCTGCAGCAGAGCGTGTTAGAAAACGGAGGCTGTGACTCAGAGGCGCTGAATATTTATCAATACACGCCACCTCATTACCTCACGCCACCGTACCTCGAGGCCACACCCGAGGTCACTTATCACCGTCTGCGCCCTCAGGATCGCTTCCTGATCCTGGCATCAGACGGCTTGTGGGACGAAATGGACAACGAGGAGGCGGTCCGGCTGGTGGCGGAACACTTAACCGGCGTCCATCTGCAGGCTCCGGTCTCGGCCGGCCGGCTCAGCCTGGGACAGATGCACCAGCTGCTGCTGCGGCGCCAGGCACGCGCCACGCCCGCGTTGGACCCAAACGCGGCCACACACCTGATTCGCCACGCTCTCGGGACGAATGAGTACGGAGAGATGGACCAGGAGAGACTGGCGGCCATGTTGGCGCTCCCAGATGACCTGGCACGCATGTACCGTGATGACATCACCATCACCGTAATTTATTTTAACTCTAGTCTCAACAAAACATCACGGAACCATTTGTGA
- the anln2 gene encoding anillin, actin binding protein 2 isoform X1, with translation MKAGGVSLRYAVTHMRRTRAEIQKFFLQLNEAPSGEEPCVTAALSLSKRMEKQTDKNPKRLRDPLEENTSASNELEAVLKRRRLAAGGVENHNPEQRPVRSPARSRRLESEVKPDTPAIASVQLRVQQFTQRRDVGAALVQRCMSDPGTESPSSTLLRDVCHIGEGEFSSRLDRFNTPTPESSPIPATPSTRQLSNFVHNMQQQLNDTMTPSTKEASRIRQAREDELKSLRVQPLTENMWLKRSFSDPSLAERVTPPGSSCVCQRTRKIPWPPLQFENDDSSISQEPECSLNFSGVNERTVDGFSGSSTFTAEIQHPASELSPPESMLCPHEGMSTSALIDKMFEDVLQAADREEDEEKEEKEQGNEHMVSESIQEANVETAENEPKSPNPSPGGDGACDGEQKECKKNSNEEDEVSGEESAVCNEEDFLSLPPSILSPLSKSVEAVVTPMRLTTTAPPPMVPCVAAEDVATPPAPPLYSIDAYRSQRRNPPPSFQSVTPGVEKWSAEKSNIKPTVNTKETIKALSEEASKLQTVINQTLQALSCCSDEEHGKGSLQEAEAEKLLLVSSEKHAALLAEISRLREGGAGRQPDSQPDHLQPCRGTVSINNIQLPLKVEFVCSARTARPTHYFFILIRYGPCNIVATPLATAADAENGDTITFPTSITLQDIRSNFEIDVEVYSLCNSAASSSSANVQQQRTSTRSKATPRKLLSSIKKSTPSSTSGPSSSLDPRRSSNFSLVGSHKITLSSLGQSKFLLDKMKFEGKIRRLLGDEFQEKVPFLSPLEGHIYLRLHSESHSNVQHQGFLTMFEDVSGFGAWQRLFFKLEGVFLYYWNYPNEMSNKSAEGSISLSGFDSVRPVERDSCARPHTFELVNSRTLQQDHSHTLTKSWFSADTREERSNWMEKLNQVLLDLHTWSRQVGGGESDGANTSSITATSRESFL, from the exons ATGAAGGCAGGGGGCGTGTCCCTGCGCTACGCAGTCACGCACATGCGCCGAACGCGCGCGGAAATTCAAAAGTTCTTCCTTCAGTTGAACGAAGCGCCTTCAGGAGAGGAGCCGTGTGTTACTGCAGCTCTGTCACTGAG TAAGAGGATGGAAAAGCAGACGGATAAAAATccaaagagactgagagacccTCTGGAGGAGAACACCTCCGCCTCTAACG AGCTGGAGGCGGTGTTAAAGAGAAGACGCTTGGCTGCAGGAGGAGTTGAGAATCATAATCCTGAGCAGCGACCGGTGAGGTCTCCAGCTCGATCACGCCGTCTGGAGTCAGAGGTGAAACCAGACACGCCCGCTATCGCATCTGTCCAACTCAGAGTTCAGCAGTTCACCCAGAGACGGGATG ttggaGCTGCACTGGTCCAGCGCTGTATGTCTGATCCCGGGACAGAGAGTCCCTCCAGCACTTTACTGCGAGATGTCTGTCACATAG gtGAAGGAGAGTTTAGCTCTCGGTTGGATCGCTTTAATACCCCGACCCCAGAGAGTAGCCCCATCCCGGCCACACCCAGCACACGCCAGCTCTCCAACTTTGTCCACAACATGCAGCAGCAGCTCAATGACACCATGACCCCCAGCACCAAGGAGGCTTCCCGTATACGccag GCTCGAGAGGATGAGCTGAAGTCCCTCAGAGTGCAACCGCTCACAGAGAACATGTGGCTCAAGAGGAGCTTCTCTGACCCTTCACTGGCCgag AGGGTTACACCTCCAGGCAGCTCTTGTGTTTGCCAGAGGACCAGAAAAATCCCTTGGCCTCCATTACAGTTTGAGAAT GATGATTCCAGCATCAGTCAAGAACCTGAGTGCAGTTTAAACTTCAGTGGTGTGAATGAGAGGACAGTGGACGGTTTCAGTGGCTCGTCTACCTTCACTGCAGAGATACAGCATCCTGCTTCGGAGCTTAGTCCTCCAG AATCCATGCTGTGTCCCCATGAGGGAATGAGCACTTCGGCCCTCATCGACAAGATGTTTGAAGATGTCCTGCAGGCTGCTGACAGagaagaggatgaagagaaagaggagaaagagcAAGGGAATGAGCACATGGTCTCTGAGAGCATACAGGAAGCTAACGTGGAGACTGCTGAAAATGAGCCGAAGTCTCCGAATCCTAGCCCTGGAGGAGATGGAGCTTGTGACGGAGAACAGAAAGAGTGCAAGAAGAACTCAAACGAAGAAGACGAAGTATCTGGAgaggagagtgcagtgtgtaatgaggAGGACTTCCTGTCTCTCCCACCAAGtatcctctctcctctcagcaAGTCTGTGGAAGCTGTGGTCACGCCAATG agGTTGACTACCACTGCGCCTCCACCCATGGTGCCATGTGTTGCTGCAGAGGATGTGGCCACGCCCCCTGCTCCACCCCTGTACAG tATTGATGCTTACCGCTCTCAGAGAAGGAACCCTCCTCCGTCCTTTCAGAGTGTAACTCCCGGAGTTGAGAAATGGTCTGCTGAGAAATCTAACATCAAACCAACCGTTAACACCAAGGAAACTATAAAG gctctcAGTGAAGAGGCCTCCAAGTTACAGACTGTTATAAACCAGACTCTACAGGCCCTGAGCTGCTGCAGTGATGAAGAACATGGCAAAGGATCTCTGCAGGAGGCAGAAGCTGAGAAACTCCTGCTTGTTTCCA GTGAGAAGCACGCAGCTCTGCTGGCTGAGATCAGTCGACTGAGAGAGGGCGGAGCAGGAAGACAGCCGGACTCCCAACCTGACCATCTGCAGCCCTGTAGAGGCACCGTCAGCATCAATAACATCCAGCTGCCCCTCAAGGTGGAGTTTGTGTGCTCTGCCCGCACTG CTCGTCCGACTCACTACTTTTTCATACTTATCCGTTATGGACCGTGTAACATCGTGGCTACTCCACTGGCCACTGCTGCTGACGCTGAGAATGGAGACACCATCACCTTTCCTACCTCCATCACACT GCAGGACATTCGCTCCAACTTTGAGATTGATGTTGAGGTCTACAGTCTG TGCAACAGTGCAGCTAGCAGCAGCAGTGCTAATGTTCAACAACAGCGCACTTCCACCAGATCAAAA GCAACACCAAGGAAGCTGCTCAGCAGCATTAAG AAATCCACCCCATCTTCCACCT CTGGACCTTCATCTTCTCTGGATCCTAGGCGCTCCAGTAACTTCTCTTTAGTGGGTTCTCACAAGATCACCCTTTCTTCACTGGGCCAGAGCAAGTTCTTGCTGGACAAG ATGAAGTTTGAGGGCAAAATCAGGCGGCTCCTGGGAGATGAGTTTCAGGAAAAG GTTCCCTTCCTGTCTCCTCTGGAGGGTCACATCTACCTGCGGCTGCACAGCGAGAGTCATTCCAATGTACAGCACCAAGgatttctg ACCATGTTTGAGGATGTGAGTGGATTTGGAGCGTGGCAGCGTCTCTTCTTTAAGCTAGAAGGAGTTTTTCTCTATTACTGGAACTACCCCAACGAGATGAGCAACAAG tCTGCAGAGGGCAGCATCTCTCTGAGTGGCTTTGACAGTGTGAGACCTGTGGAGAGGGACTCCTGTGCTCGGCCTCACACCTTTGAACTGGTGAACTCTAGGACCCTGCAGCAGGACCACAGCCACACCTTGACCAA GAGCTGGTTCTCAGCAGACACTCGCGAGGAGCGATCAAATTGGATGGAGAAGCTTAACCAGGTGCTGCTGGACCTCCACACATGGAGCCGACAAGTTGGTGGAGGAGAGAGCGATGGAGCCAACACCTCGTCTATCACAGCAACATCGCGGGAAAGCTTCCTGTAA
- the anln2 gene encoding anillin, actin binding protein 2 isoform X2, which produces MKAGGVSLRYAVTHMRRTRAEIQKFFLQLNEAPSGEEPCVTAALSLSKRMEKQTDKNPKRLRDPLEENTSASNELEAVLKRRRLAAGGVENHNPEQRPVRSPARSRRLESEVKPDTPAIASVQLRVQQFTQRRDVGAALVQRCMSDPGTESPSSTLLRDVCHIGEGEFSSRLDRFNTPTPESSPIPATPSTRQLSNFVHNMQQQLNDTMTPSTKEASRIRQAREDELKSLRVQPLTENMWLKRSFSDPSLAEDDSSISQEPECSLNFSGVNERTVDGFSGSSTFTAEIQHPASELSPPESMLCPHEGMSTSALIDKMFEDVLQAADREEDEEKEEKEQGNEHMVSESIQEANVETAENEPKSPNPSPGGDGACDGEQKECKKNSNEEDEVSGEESAVCNEEDFLSLPPSILSPLSKSVEAVVTPMRLTTTAPPPMVPCVAAEDVATPPAPPLYSIDAYRSQRRNPPPSFQSVTPGVEKWSAEKSNIKPTVNTKETIKALSEEASKLQTVINQTLQALSCCSDEEHGKGSLQEAEAEKLLLVSSEKHAALLAEISRLREGGAGRQPDSQPDHLQPCRGTVSINNIQLPLKVEFVCSARTARPTHYFFILIRYGPCNIVATPLATAADAENGDTITFPTSITLQDIRSNFEIDVEVYSLCNSAASSSSANVQQQRTSTRSKATPRKLLSSIKKSTPSSTSGPSSSLDPRRSSNFSLVGSHKITLSSLGQSKFLLDKMKFEGKIRRLLGDEFQEKVPFLSPLEGHIYLRLHSESHSNVQHQGFLTMFEDVSGFGAWQRLFFKLEGVFLYYWNYPNEMSNKSAEGSISLSGFDSVRPVERDSCARPHTFELVNSRTLQQDHSHTLTKSWFSADTREERSNWMEKLNQVLLDLHTWSRQVGGGESDGANTSSITATSRESFL; this is translated from the exons ATGAAGGCAGGGGGCGTGTCCCTGCGCTACGCAGTCACGCACATGCGCCGAACGCGCGCGGAAATTCAAAAGTTCTTCCTTCAGTTGAACGAAGCGCCTTCAGGAGAGGAGCCGTGTGTTACTGCAGCTCTGTCACTGAG TAAGAGGATGGAAAAGCAGACGGATAAAAATccaaagagactgagagacccTCTGGAGGAGAACACCTCCGCCTCTAACG AGCTGGAGGCGGTGTTAAAGAGAAGACGCTTGGCTGCAGGAGGAGTTGAGAATCATAATCCTGAGCAGCGACCGGTGAGGTCTCCAGCTCGATCACGCCGTCTGGAGTCAGAGGTGAAACCAGACACGCCCGCTATCGCATCTGTCCAACTCAGAGTTCAGCAGTTCACCCAGAGACGGGATG ttggaGCTGCACTGGTCCAGCGCTGTATGTCTGATCCCGGGACAGAGAGTCCCTCCAGCACTTTACTGCGAGATGTCTGTCACATAG gtGAAGGAGAGTTTAGCTCTCGGTTGGATCGCTTTAATACCCCGACCCCAGAGAGTAGCCCCATCCCGGCCACACCCAGCACACGCCAGCTCTCCAACTTTGTCCACAACATGCAGCAGCAGCTCAATGACACCATGACCCCCAGCACCAAGGAGGCTTCCCGTATACGccag GCTCGAGAGGATGAGCTGAAGTCCCTCAGAGTGCAACCGCTCACAGAGAACATGTGGCTCAAGAGGAGCTTCTCTGACCCTTCACTGGCCgag GATGATTCCAGCATCAGTCAAGAACCTGAGTGCAGTTTAAACTTCAGTGGTGTGAATGAGAGGACAGTGGACGGTTTCAGTGGCTCGTCTACCTTCACTGCAGAGATACAGCATCCTGCTTCGGAGCTTAGTCCTCCAG AATCCATGCTGTGTCCCCATGAGGGAATGAGCACTTCGGCCCTCATCGACAAGATGTTTGAAGATGTCCTGCAGGCTGCTGACAGagaagaggatgaagagaaagaggagaaagagcAAGGGAATGAGCACATGGTCTCTGAGAGCATACAGGAAGCTAACGTGGAGACTGCTGAAAATGAGCCGAAGTCTCCGAATCCTAGCCCTGGAGGAGATGGAGCTTGTGACGGAGAACAGAAAGAGTGCAAGAAGAACTCAAACGAAGAAGACGAAGTATCTGGAgaggagagtgcagtgtgtaatgaggAGGACTTCCTGTCTCTCCCACCAAGtatcctctctcctctcagcaAGTCTGTGGAAGCTGTGGTCACGCCAATG agGTTGACTACCACTGCGCCTCCACCCATGGTGCCATGTGTTGCTGCAGAGGATGTGGCCACGCCCCCTGCTCCACCCCTGTACAG tATTGATGCTTACCGCTCTCAGAGAAGGAACCCTCCTCCGTCCTTTCAGAGTGTAACTCCCGGAGTTGAGAAATGGTCTGCTGAGAAATCTAACATCAAACCAACCGTTAACACCAAGGAAACTATAAAG gctctcAGTGAAGAGGCCTCCAAGTTACAGACTGTTATAAACCAGACTCTACAGGCCCTGAGCTGCTGCAGTGATGAAGAACATGGCAAAGGATCTCTGCAGGAGGCAGAAGCTGAGAAACTCCTGCTTGTTTCCA GTGAGAAGCACGCAGCTCTGCTGGCTGAGATCAGTCGACTGAGAGAGGGCGGAGCAGGAAGACAGCCGGACTCCCAACCTGACCATCTGCAGCCCTGTAGAGGCACCGTCAGCATCAATAACATCCAGCTGCCCCTCAAGGTGGAGTTTGTGTGCTCTGCCCGCACTG CTCGTCCGACTCACTACTTTTTCATACTTATCCGTTATGGACCGTGTAACATCGTGGCTACTCCACTGGCCACTGCTGCTGACGCTGAGAATGGAGACACCATCACCTTTCCTACCTCCATCACACT GCAGGACATTCGCTCCAACTTTGAGATTGATGTTGAGGTCTACAGTCTG TGCAACAGTGCAGCTAGCAGCAGCAGTGCTAATGTTCAACAACAGCGCACTTCCACCAGATCAAAA GCAACACCAAGGAAGCTGCTCAGCAGCATTAAG AAATCCACCCCATCTTCCACCT CTGGACCTTCATCTTCTCTGGATCCTAGGCGCTCCAGTAACTTCTCTTTAGTGGGTTCTCACAAGATCACCCTTTCTTCACTGGGCCAGAGCAAGTTCTTGCTGGACAAG ATGAAGTTTGAGGGCAAAATCAGGCGGCTCCTGGGAGATGAGTTTCAGGAAAAG GTTCCCTTCCTGTCTCCTCTGGAGGGTCACATCTACCTGCGGCTGCACAGCGAGAGTCATTCCAATGTACAGCACCAAGgatttctg ACCATGTTTGAGGATGTGAGTGGATTTGGAGCGTGGCAGCGTCTCTTCTTTAAGCTAGAAGGAGTTTTTCTCTATTACTGGAACTACCCCAACGAGATGAGCAACAAG tCTGCAGAGGGCAGCATCTCTCTGAGTGGCTTTGACAGTGTGAGACCTGTGGAGAGGGACTCCTGTGCTCGGCCTCACACCTTTGAACTGGTGAACTCTAGGACCCTGCAGCAGGACCACAGCCACACCTTGACCAA GAGCTGGTTCTCAGCAGACACTCGCGAGGAGCGATCAAATTGGATGGAGAAGCTTAACCAGGTGCTGCTGGACCTCCACACATGGAGCCGACAAGTTGGTGGAGGAGAGAGCGATGGAGCCAACACCTCGTCTATCACAGCAACATCGCGGGAAAGCTTCCTGTAA